The genomic interval AAACACTGTTCCGCTTATAACCCTTCTCTCATCCTGTCTCACTTTGATTTCTCATCTCGTTTAGAATAGAAGCCAAAATATAAGCATTGGCTCCAAGGCCACTGTTACTTGTCAGATCTCATCTCAACCCATTCCCCTTCTCACTGACTGTGCTCCTGTCACCCTGGCTTCCTGGATGTTTCCTGAACACTCGGGATAGGTTCCAGCTAAGGATCCTGGTATTTTCTGTTCCACTGCATGGAACAATCCTCCTCACACATATCCACAGAACTTATTCTCTAGCATCCTTAAAGTCTTAGTGAGCCTTTCTTTAACCACCTTGTTTGAAATCAGTGCTCTCCCTGTGCACCCACTAACCCCTCTTTTTGTTTTCACCAGGCACTTACCACAATCTAACAGACTGCAtgttttatccatttattcagttTCCTATTTGTGTCCCTTCAACTCCCattaaaatataagatttttgAGGGCAAGCAAGTACTAGAACAATAGGAAACACATCAAGAGTATTCTGTAAACTATTTCTTGAATCAATCAGTGAATGAGTGAGTTAATCAATATATTTTTTGAGTGAGGAGCTTTGTGTTAGGTACAGCTAAATGGGAAATCAAGTGGGTCATGTACCATGAATACCATATACTCTATTGTATAATTCTCCTGCTTATATCAGAAACTGTTTATAAGCCTATTATAATTGATACCAATTGGAATCTCTTTTTTTTCATCACCAAGAAAACCACAAACAAGTTGTTTACCATTTGGCTCCTTATTTAATCTGGATTTCCAACTCCTCATGCTTAAAAGACGGAAGATACAATAATACTTTCCTTACAGGGTTCTGAGACTACTAAGAGAACTTATGCATGTAAAAGGGATTCATGCAGTAGAAATACTAACAAAAGAATTACTATGACAGGTACTTATAACCATTGTGTTTTTACGTATTTAAAATACGTTATACCTATAATTAGTCATATGAGGAAATCAAGTGCTAAAATAtgatatgtttttatgttttgtttttcttgcttagGGGATCATGGACATTGAAGCATATTTTGAAAGAATTGGCTATAAGAACTCTAGGAACAAATTGGACTTGGAAACATTAACTGACATTCTTGAGCACCAGATCCGAGCTGTTCCCTTTGAGAACCTTAACATGCATTGTGGGCAAGCCATGGAGTTGGGCTTAGAGGCTATTTTTGATCACATTGTAAGAAGAAACCTGGGTGGGTGGTGTCTCCAGGTCAATCAACTTCTGTACTGGGCTCTGACCACAATCGGTTTTCAGACCACAATGTTAGGAGGGTATTTTTACATCCCTCCAGCTAACAAATACAGCACTGGCATGGTTCACCTTCTCCTGCAGGTGACCATTGACGGCAGGAATTACATTGTCGATGCTGGGTCTGGAAGCTCCTCCCAGATGTGGCAGCCTCTAGAGTTAATTTCTGGGAAGGATCAGCCTCAGGTACCTTGCATTTTCCGCTTGACAGAAGAGAGAGGAATCTGGTACCTGGACCAAATCAGGAGAGAGCAGTATATTCCAAACAAAGAATTTCTTAATTCTCATCTCCTGCCAAAGAAGAAACACCAAAAAATATACTTCTTTACGCTTGAACCTCGAACAATTGAAGATTTTGAGTCTATGAATACATACCTGCAGACGTCTCCAACATCTTCGTTTATAACCACATCACTTTGTTCCTTGCAGACCCCAGAAGGGGTTTACTGTTTGGTGGGCTTCATCCTCACCTATAGAAAATTCAATTATAAAGACAATACAGATCTGGTCGAGTTTAAAACTCTGACTGAGGAAGAGGTTGAAGAAGtgctgaaaaatatatttaagatttcCTTGGGGAGAAAGCTCGTGCCCAAACCTGGTGATGGATCCCTTACTATTTAGAATAAGGAACAAAATAAACCCCTTGTGTATGTATCACCCAACTCACTAATTATCAACTTATGTGCTATCAGATATCCTCTCTACCCTCAcgttattttgaagaaaatcctAAACATCAAATACTTTCATCCATAAAAACGTcagcatttattaaaaaacaataactttttaaagaaacataaggacacattttcaaattaataaaaataaaggcattttaAGGATGGCCTGTGATTATCTTGGGAAGCAGAGTGATTCATGCTAGAAAACAGTTAATATTGATTTATTGTTGAATTCATAGTAAATTTTTACtggtaaatgaataaagaatattgTGGAAAAACTCATTGTCTCTAAAGTTTATGAAAACATTGTTGGCTAATATATTGTGAATCAAAGTTTTTCTTTAGACGACTTAGGATATTATGGGGCTAGGCATTTTTTCCTCAATAGAGTCTTCCTCTCATCCTCTTTCTTGTCTCCTAGTTACATTCTTTTACTTCCATCCATACTTTGCCACAAGAGAAGGAACATGAGCTTTATTGTGTAGATCTGATTTGAAATCCTGTGGACACGGGgtgaattacttttaaaatctgtGGCTCTGATTCCTCaaagataaaatgcaaataatatttatataattcacTGCCAgatataaattttcaaaactaTTTGTTATATGGATGAATAACATCATTAATATTTTGGTTGCTGGGCCAGCATTTGCCAAAAGTTCTCCTtccattttgctttattttcctgtAACTTGAAATTCTGGTCCTACTGTCATCTGCCTGCTTCTTCCTTAATTAAATATTGATAGGATATCAGATGTCTCGGATCTGAGAGTGTGCCTTGTGATTCAAAATCTGAATCTTTACTTATCCATAACTCAGattttctgtttgtaaattccAGTATCAGGGCTATAGTTTAAACTGCAGATTTGTTCTTAACACTATTCTCCCTCTTCGACTTGTGATGACTATAATAATCTTAAGAGAAAAGCAGAcattagaatgaataaatattcattagGAGAATAAATTACATTGAAGCATCAGTATTTTAGGCAGCAGTGTAATAGTTGGGAGATACTGGTGAGTGTAGATATCCTAGGAAGAGGTGGATAGGAGATCTGGCCTCAGTGGGAAGGACAAATGAAAGACATATAGCAGTATTTGAGAGCTTGTCATCTTTCTTACCTATTAGCCTTGTTCAGCTCTCCTGCTATCTTGTTGCAATGCCAGGTCACCACTGGTGCTCCTAGGCAGACccaattttctcacattctgagCAAGATCACATCACAGGAGGATGTggtggcaaaaaacaaaaatgaaaacaaaacaatcaaacaaaaaaccagataaAAATGTGGCTCAAGTATGATGATACAGTTGTATACAAATGAATCAAGTAAATTATATTGCACAACGAGTATCCTGAAACCCAATTCAGTTGTTTTGTTCTtgattatatatagtacatactggaaaaagcaaaaatatgttCAGAGAGATTCAGAAATACACAATTTCGCTTCTAGGTTGAAGCCTTCTGCCCTTATTATGCAATGTTACCTTTTCTCTAATGAAATCTAAATGAGTGAAGAAGAATCTCGCCAATTGATTTGGCCAGAGATTTTAAGGTGCCTCTTAATTCTTTGTGTTTGTCCAAACCCATGTCTCTGTTTTTGGTGGCCCCCTGGAGAGTAGGATGTGGCATATCTTGGTAGAACTCTGAGATAAGTAAGGTAGAAACCAAACCTTCTAGACATAACTGTGAAGGTAGGGTGTTGGATGTATATTCCAGTTCTTCTATTTTCAAGGTGAagctgagtgtgtgtgtttatctgcCACTCTCTCTGCTGAAAGCCAGGGAGATTATATGGGGCAAGTACCCGTACTGGTGTTCAGGTGGCAGCCTCTGATCCTAGGGAGATACCTATTGGAAGTAAGCCTATGTCATATCTACCTATTTGTTTTTTGTGGCCTAGGGACATTCAGGAATGGAAAGCCCCACTGATTCCCAGAGCTAGGTCATTAAGAAGACAGTGCCTTTGGTGGGAGCTATATACGTTGTGGCTCTTGGTGTGTGAACTAACTCCTTCAAGGTAAATGAATAGGCCTAGATTTATTGCTGGGGTGAGCTGGAAGAAAGGCTCAGGAAGTGCCAAGCTGTGGATCAGATTACTGGAGGGCTGCTATTTGCTCACCAATGCAAA from Gorilla gorilla gorilla isolate KB3781 chromosome 7, NHGRI_mGorGor1-v2.1_pri, whole genome shotgun sequence carries:
- the NAT2 gene encoding arylamine N-acetyltransferase 2, coding for MDIEAYFERIGYKNSRNKLDLETLTDILEHQIRAVPFENLNMHCGQAMELGLEAIFDHIVRRNLGGWCLQVNQLLYWALTTIGFQTTMLGGYFYIPPANKYSTGMVHLLLQVTIDGRNYIVDAGSGSSSQMWQPLELISGKDQPQVPCIFRLTEERGIWYLDQIRREQYIPNKEFLNSHLLPKKKHQKIYFFTLEPRTIEDFESMNTYLQTSPTSSFITTSLCSLQTPEGVYCLVGFILTYRKFNYKDNTDLVEFKTLTEEEVEEVLKNIFKISLGRKLVPKPGDGSLTI